AATCAATCGAATCCCGACTGGTCTGGGACTTGCCTGGATTCTCTTCGGAGGAATATGGCTCATGTCCCATTCTGCGGACCCGTTGCAAGCCGACGAACGCCCAATTCCGCGACCGATCGTGCAGCCCGGTCAGGCGGGTCGCTCGGTGACGCACGCGCCGCACGGCATGGTCGCCACCAGCCACCCGCTGGCGGCACAAGTGGGGCTGGCCGTGCTGCAACGCGGCGGCAATGCCATCGATGCCGCCATTGCCGTCAATGCGATGCTTGGAGTCGTCGAGCCGATGTCCTGCGGAATCGGCGGCGATCTGTTCGCCATTGTCTGGGACGCGAAAACCGGAACGCTTCATGGCCTGAATGCCAGCGGTGCTGCGCCACAACTGGCGACCATGCAAGCCTTTCGGGATCGCAAGCTCAGCGAGATTCCCACCCTAGGCCCACTGAGCTGGTCGGTGCCCGGCTGCGTCGATGGCTGGTTTGCGCTACACAGCAAGTTCGGCAAGCTGCCCATGCGCGACATTCTCGGCCCCAGCGCGGAATACGCCGAAACGGGCTTCCCGGTCAGTGAGGTGATTGCCGGGTATTGGAAGTCCGCCGAAGGCAAACTCCGCAAGGATGAGGGGTCGTCGCAGATCTTTCTAATTCCGGACAATTCACCGGCAATCGATTCCGTCACTCCCCCGCAGCGTTCGCCCCGAACCGGCGAGCGGTTTCGCAATCCCGCACTGGCAGCCACCTATCGGGCGATTGCCAAGGATGGCCGGGATGCCTTCTATCGTGGGGCGATTGCCGATGAGCTGGATGCCTATTCGCAACAGCAAGGTGGTCTGCTTCGCAAGGCCGATCTCGTGGCCAATGCCCCGACGTGGATTGATCCCGTTTCCACAACCTATCGGGGCGTTCAAATCGCGGAACTGCCGCCGCCCGGTCAGGGAATTGCGGTGCTGCAAATGTTGAACCTGTTGGAGCCACACGATTTGCGGAAACTGGGTCCGAAGTCGCCGGAATTCTGGCATCTGATGCTGGAAGCGAAGAAACTCGCCTATGCCGACCGAGCGCGGTATTACGCCGATCCGCGATTCGCCCAGGTGCCCACCGCGGAACTCATCTCGAAAGACTATGCCGCGCGGCAAGCCAAGCGCATCGACCCGAAACGGGCCGCCGAGAATCTCCCGCCCGGCGATCCCAAGCTCGGCAAGGCAGACACGGTCTATCTCTGTGTCGTGGACAAGGATCGCAATTGTGTCTCACTGATTCAAAGTCTGTACAACGGCTTCGGATCCGGCAAGACGCCGGCCAAACTCGGATTCCCGCTGCAAAATCGCGGCACCCTGTTCGCACTCGATCCGAATCACCCGAATCGGCTCGAGCCGGGCAAGCGACCGTTCCACACGATTATTCCGGCAATGGCATTGCGAAACGGCAAACCGTGGCTGGTATTCGGCGTCATGGGCGGCGATATGCAGCCGCAGGGGCATGTGCAAGTGCTGGTGAATTTGCTCGATTTCCAGATGAATCTCCAGCAAGCCGGGGAAGCACCGCGGATGGAGCATGTCGGCTCGGCATCGCCCACGGGTGAGCCGGAATCGCCGCCGGGGGGCACCGTGAAAATCGAGCCGGGCATTTCGGATGCGCTCATGCGAGCATTGCAAGCCAAGGGACACCGCATCGAGCGCGTGCCGGTCAACGGTGGTGGCTTTCAGGCGATTCTGATCGATCCGGATACCGGCATGCTCCAAGGTGCCAGCGAACACCGCAAAGACGGAGCCGCCATCGGATACTAAGTCATGGATTCGCCAAGGCTTGCGCCATCCACCGCCAATTCTCGCTCCCGCAGGCAGATGCGGCGGATTCCGGTGGCGCGGCCGGTCGTCGGCTGAATGTCGACAATCACCCCGCCCAGCCGAATATCGCCGCTGGCGACATCAAACGGCACCGGCGTAAAGTGAATCGTCGATTGCAGCACACGATCAATGTCGCGGCCAATAATGCTGTGATACGGGCCGGTCATGCCGACATCGCACTGGAATGCCGTTCCGTTGGGCAGAATCTGCTCATCGGCCGTCGGCACATGCGTATGCGTGCCAAGCACCGCGCTCACCCGCCCATCCAGGAAGTGGCCCACGAGATACTTGTCGGCCGTGGCTTCCGCGTGGACATCCACCAGCACGCAATGCCCCTTGCCCACGCCGGCTTCCGCCAGCACTCGCTCGACTGCCGCAAATGGACAATCGACTGCACGCATGAATGTCCGCCCCATGACGGAAATCACGGTCAAGGTATGGCCACTCTCGGAAGTCACTTGTACGAATGTGCGACCGGGTGCAGTCGGCGGATAATTCGCGGGTTTGCAGATGATCGATTCGGATTCCAGAATCGAAATCAGCTCCCCTTTTTTGTAGATGTGATCGCCCATGGTGAAGGCATTCACCCCAGCCGCCCGCAACTTGCGAAAGACACTCGGCAGCATCCCCGACCCGTTGGACGCATTCTCCGCATTGGCAACCACCAGATCCAGCGACTCCCGCTGCCGCAAGAACGGAACAGCCCGCCGCACCAACTCCACCCCCGGTTGCCCGACAATATCGCCAATGAACAGCACACGCATGGACCGCCCTACCTTGTCTGCATCGCTGGTGATTCGCATCGCGGACAGATTGCCGGAACCGCTGAAGCGTCACTACTTTGCGACTTCTACGGCTCGTAACTCGCGGACCACGGTGACTTTGATTTCGCCCGGATAATCCAACTGCTTCTCAATCGAACGAGCAATGTCGTAGCAAATTTTCTGGGCTTCTGCATCGGTCGTGCGAACCGCATCGGCAATCACCCGGAGTTCGCGGCCAGCCTGAATCGCAAACGCCTGTTCCACACCGGGGAATCCGCAGGCCACCGCTTCTAGCTCCTCCAGACGCTTGACATATTTTTCGAGCGTCTCCCGTCGCGCCCCAGGCCGCGAGGCGCTGATGGCATCCGCCGTGGCCACCAAGACCGTGTAGACATTGTCGATCTGAATATCGTCATGGTGTCCGGCGATGGCGTGCAGCACCTCGGGGCTGGTCTCGCCGTAGCGACGTGCGAGTTCCGCGCCAATCTTGGGGTGCCCCCCTTCCATCTCATGGTCGGCGGCTTTGCCAATATCGTGCAAGAGTGCGCAACGTCTGGCCAGTTGACCGTTTAGGCCCAATTCATCCGCGATCATGCCCGCCAAGAAGCAGACTTCCAGCGAATGTTGCAGCACGTTTTGCGAGTAACTCGTGCGAAACTTCAGGCGACCCAACAGCTGCTGGATCTTCTCATGGACCATGCCAATATCGGCCTGCTGGACGGCATCGCGACCGACTTCGAGAATCGTGCGATCCATCTCTTTCTGCGTTTCGGCCACCACTTCTTCGATTCGCGTCGGGTGAATGCGGCCATCTTGGATCAGTTTGGTGAGCGCCAACCGAGCGGTTTCACGGCGGACATTATCAAACGCACTCACAATCACCACGCCGGGCGTATCATCCACGATGACATCCACCCCCGTGCATTTCTCGAACGTGCGAATATTCCGCCCTTCTCGGCCAATGATCCGGCCCTTCATATCGTCAGACGGAATATCAA
This DNA window, taken from Tuwongella immobilis, encodes the following:
- a CDS encoding TIGR00282 family metallophosphoesterase, which produces MRVLFIGDIVGQPGVELVRRAVPFLRQRESLDLVVANAENASNGSGMLPSVFRKLRAAGVNAFTMGDHIYKKGELISILESESIICKPANYPPTAPGRTFVQVTSESGHTLTVISVMGRTFMRAVDCPFAAVERVLAEAGVGKGHCVLVDVHAEATADKYLVGHFLDGRVSAVLGTHTHVPTADEQILPNGTAFQCDVGMTGPYHSIIGRDIDRVLQSTIHFTPVPFDVASGDIRLGGVIVDIQPTTGRATGIRRICLRERELAVDGASLGESMT
- the ggt gene encoding gamma-glutamyltransferase; translated protein: MSHSADPLQADERPIPRPIVQPGQAGRSVTHAPHGMVATSHPLAAQVGLAVLQRGGNAIDAAIAVNAMLGVVEPMSCGIGGDLFAIVWDAKTGTLHGLNASGAAPQLATMQAFRDRKLSEIPTLGPLSWSVPGCVDGWFALHSKFGKLPMRDILGPSAEYAETGFPVSEVIAGYWKSAEGKLRKDEGSSQIFLIPDNSPAIDSVTPPQRSPRTGERFRNPALAATYRAIAKDGRDAFYRGAIADELDAYSQQQGGLLRKADLVANAPTWIDPVSTTYRGVQIAELPPPGQGIAVLQMLNLLEPHDLRKLGPKSPEFWHLMLEAKKLAYADRARYYADPRFAQVPTAELISKDYAARQAKRIDPKRAAENLPPGDPKLGKADTVYLCVVDKDRNCVSLIQSLYNGFGSGKTPAKLGFPLQNRGTLFALDPNHPNRLEPGKRPFHTIIPAMALRNGKPWLVFGVMGGDMQPQGHVQVLVNLLDFQMNLQQAGEAPRMEHVGSASPTGEPESPPGGTVKIEPGISDALMRALQAKGHRIERVPVNGGGFQAILIDPDTGMLQGASEHRKDGAAIGY
- the rny gene encoding ribonuclease Y; its protein translation is MGLFETIALTVGAAVIAATLGFALAKRLERQRQQQHVSDAQQAVIQAQAQAQQILADAARDAERLFKEADLRAKDEQIRRREELNREAELARNEVREQERRLEKREDLVEQKHQLLLKKERSLEHTQKKLADRREVLERKTREVDELCQQQIAKLQEISGMNREQVERLLFERVERELNDRLAQRITRFEERFRQETDQRARSLLAMAIHRYAAQHTTDTTVSTVDIPSDDMKGRIIGREGRNIRTFEKCTGVDVIVDDTPGVVIVSAFDNVRRETARLALTKLIQDGRIHPTRIEEVVAETQKEMDRTILEVGRDAVQQADIGMVHEKIQQLLGRLKFRTSYSQNVLQHSLEVCFLAGMIADELGLNGQLARRCALLHDIGKAADHEMEGGHPKIGAELARRYGETSPEVLHAIAGHHDDIQIDNVYTVLVATADAISASRPGARRETLEKYVKRLEELEAVACGFPGVEQAFAIQAGRELRVIADAVRTTDAEAQKICYDIARSIEKQLDYPGEIKVTVVRELRAVEVAK